The following proteins are co-located in the Brassica napus cultivar Da-Ae unplaced genomic scaffold, Da-Ae ScsIHWf_1509;HRSCAF=2106, whole genome shotgun sequence genome:
- the LOC125597648 gene encoding formamidopyrimidine-DNA glycosylase-like isoform X1 produces the protein MPELPEVEAARRAIADNCVGKKIKRVLIADDNKVIDGISPSDFQKSVLGKTIVCARRKGKNLWLELDSPPFPSFQFGMAGAIYIKGVAVTKYKRSAVKDSEEWPSKYSKFFVELDDGLELSFTDKRRFAKVRLLENVLTLILLAFFTKLDLVVGMFVLLQPVSVRPISELGPDALLEPMTVDEFAKSLAKKKITIKPLLLDQGFISGIGNWIADEVLYQARIHPLQTASSLSKEQCEALHTSIKEVIEKAVEVDAESSQFPSNWIFHAREEKPGKAFVDGKKIDFITAGGRTTAYVPELQKLSGKDAEKAAKAKPAKRGGAKSKEDDEEEELEKEDDSAKPKNQKPKGRGKKPALKRKTKDSEDEDDDADGEEDESDAEEEVVKPRGRGTKAAIKKKPEEKAGNKKPKGRRS, from the exons ATGCCAGAGCTGCCGGAGGTAGAGGCGGCGAGGAGAGCGATAGCGGATAACTGTGTCGGGAAGAAGATCAAGCGAGTCCTCATCGCCGACGACAACAAAGTGATCGATGGAATCTCGCCCTCCGATTTCCAGAAGTCAGTCCTCGGGAAAACCATCGTCTGTGCTCGTAGGAAGGGCAAAAACCTCTGGCTCGAGTTGGATTCTCCGCCCTTCCCTTCTTTCCAATTCG GTATGGCTGGTGCTATCTACATCAAAGGCGTTGCTGTTACTAAATATAAAAG GTCTGCTGTTAAGGATTCAGAGGAGTGGCCTTCTAAGTACTCTAAGTTCTTTGTTGAG CTTGATGATGGTTTAGAGCTTTCATTTACTGACAAGAGGAGATTTGCCAAAGTTCGGCTTTTGGAAAATGTATTAACTCTTATCTTGCTTGCTTTCTTTACTAAGCTTGATCTTGTGGTTGGGATGTTTGTGCTATTGCAGCCCGTTTCTGTGCGTCCAATATCAGAGCTTGGTCCTGATGCATTGTTGGAGCCTATGACAGTTGATGAATTTGCCAAAAGCTTagctaaaaagaaaataaccatCAAACCTCTCCTACTTGATCAG GGTTTCATTTCAGGTATTGGGAACTGGATTGCCGATGAAGTTCTGTACCAA GCAAGAATCCACCCATTGCAGACTGCTTCTAGCCTCTCCAAAGAGCAATGTGAAGCCTTGCACACATCCATCAAAGAG GTGATAGAAAAAGCTGTGGAAGTTGATGCAGAGAGTAGTCAGTTTCCTAGTAACTGGATTTTTCATGCTAGGGAAGAGAAGCCAGGAAAAGCTTTTGTTGATG GGAAGAAGATTGATTTCATCACTGCTGGTGGAAGG ACAACAGCTTATGTCCCAGAGCTGCAGAAACTCTCTGGGAAAGATGCGGAGAAAGCAGCCAAGGCTAAACCGGCTAAAAGGGGTGGTGCAAAATCAAAAGaagacgatgaagaagaagaattggagAAAGAAGATGATAGTGCTAAACCGAAGAATCAAAAACCTAAAGGTCGTGGTAAGAAGCCTGcactgaaaagaaaaacaaaagatagtgaGGATGAGGACGATGATGCtgatggtgaagaagatgaaagtgACGCTGAAGAGGAAGTTGTGAAACCCAGAGGCCGTGGTACGAAGGCTGCGATTAAGAAGAAACCTGAAGAGAAAGCTGGTAACAAGAAGCCGAAGGGAAGGAGAAGTTAA
- the LOC125597648 gene encoding formamidopyrimidine-DNA glycosylase-like isoform X5 has translation MPELPEVEAARRAIADNCVGKKIKRVLIADDNKVIDGISPSDFQKSVLGKTIVCARRKGKNLWLELDSPPFPSFQFGMAGAIYIKGVAVTKYKRSAVKDSEEWPSKYSKFFVELDDGLELSFTDKRRFAKPVSVRPISELGPDALLEPMTVDEFAKSLAKKKITIKPLLLDQGFISGIGNWIADEVLYQARIHPLQTASSLSKEQCEALHTSIKEVIEKAVEVDAESSQFPSNWIFHAREEKPGKAFVDGKKIDFITAGGRTTAYVPELQKLSGKDAEKAAKAKPAKRGGAKSKEDDEEEELEKEDDSAKPKNQKPKGRGKKPALKRKTKDSEDEDDDADGEEDESDAEEEVVKPRGRGTKAAIKKKPEEKAGNKKPKGRRS, from the exons ATGCCAGAGCTGCCGGAGGTAGAGGCGGCGAGGAGAGCGATAGCGGATAACTGTGTCGGGAAGAAGATCAAGCGAGTCCTCATCGCCGACGACAACAAAGTGATCGATGGAATCTCGCCCTCCGATTTCCAGAAGTCAGTCCTCGGGAAAACCATCGTCTGTGCTCGTAGGAAGGGCAAAAACCTCTGGCTCGAGTTGGATTCTCCGCCCTTCCCTTCTTTCCAATTCG GTATGGCTGGTGCTATCTACATCAAAGGCGTTGCTGTTACTAAATATAAAAG GTCTGCTGTTAAGGATTCAGAGGAGTGGCCTTCTAAGTACTCTAAGTTCTTTGTTGAG CTTGATGATGGTTTAGAGCTTTCATTTACTGACAAGAGGAGATTTGCCAAA CCCGTTTCTGTGCGTCCAATATCAGAGCTTGGTCCTGATGCATTGTTGGAGCCTATGACAGTTGATGAATTTGCCAAAAGCTTagctaaaaagaaaataaccatCAAACCTCTCCTACTTGATCAG GGTTTCATTTCAGGTATTGGGAACTGGATTGCCGATGAAGTTCTGTACCAA GCAAGAATCCACCCATTGCAGACTGCTTCTAGCCTCTCCAAAGAGCAATGTGAAGCCTTGCACACATCCATCAAAGAG GTGATAGAAAAAGCTGTGGAAGTTGATGCAGAGAGTAGTCAGTTTCCTAGTAACTGGATTTTTCATGCTAGGGAAGAGAAGCCAGGAAAAGCTTTTGTTGATG GGAAGAAGATTGATTTCATCACTGCTGGTGGAAGG ACAACAGCTTATGTCCCAGAGCTGCAGAAACTCTCTGGGAAAGATGCGGAGAAAGCAGCCAAGGCTAAACCGGCTAAAAGGGGTGGTGCAAAATCAAAAGaagacgatgaagaagaagaattggagAAAGAAGATGATAGTGCTAAACCGAAGAATCAAAAACCTAAAGGTCGTGGTAAGAAGCCTGcactgaaaagaaaaacaaaagatagtgaGGATGAGGACGATGATGCtgatggtgaagaagatgaaagtgACGCTGAAGAGGAAGTTGTGAAACCCAGAGGCCGTGGTACGAAGGCTGCGATTAAGAAGAAACCTGAAGAGAAAGCTGGTAACAAGAAGCCGAAGGGAAGGAGAAGTTAA
- the LOC125597648 gene encoding formamidopyrimidine-DNA glycosylase-like isoform X3, which produces MPELPEVEAARRAIADNCVGKKIKRVLIADDNKVIDGISPSDFQKSVLGKTIVCARRKGKNLWLELDSPPFPSFQFGMAGAIYIKGVAVTKYKRSAVKDSEEWPSKYSKFFVELDDGLELSFTDKRRFAKVRLLENPVSVRPISELGPDALLEPMTVDEFAKSLAKKKITIKPLLLDQGFISGIGNWIADEVLYQARIHPLQTASSLSKEQCEALHTSIKEVIEKAVEVDAESSQFPSNWIFHAREEKPGKAFVDGKKIDFITAGGRTTAYVPELQKLSGKDAEKAAKAKPAKRGGAKSKEDDEEEELEKEDDSAKPKNQKPKGRGKKPALKRKTKDSEDEDDDADGEEDESDAEEEVVKPRGRGTKAAIKKKPEEKAGNKKPKGRRS; this is translated from the exons ATGCCAGAGCTGCCGGAGGTAGAGGCGGCGAGGAGAGCGATAGCGGATAACTGTGTCGGGAAGAAGATCAAGCGAGTCCTCATCGCCGACGACAACAAAGTGATCGATGGAATCTCGCCCTCCGATTTCCAGAAGTCAGTCCTCGGGAAAACCATCGTCTGTGCTCGTAGGAAGGGCAAAAACCTCTGGCTCGAGTTGGATTCTCCGCCCTTCCCTTCTTTCCAATTCG GTATGGCTGGTGCTATCTACATCAAAGGCGTTGCTGTTACTAAATATAAAAG GTCTGCTGTTAAGGATTCAGAGGAGTGGCCTTCTAAGTACTCTAAGTTCTTTGTTGAG CTTGATGATGGTTTAGAGCTTTCATTTACTGACAAGAGGAGATTTGCCAAAGTTCGGCTTTTGGAAAAT CCCGTTTCTGTGCGTCCAATATCAGAGCTTGGTCCTGATGCATTGTTGGAGCCTATGACAGTTGATGAATTTGCCAAAAGCTTagctaaaaagaaaataaccatCAAACCTCTCCTACTTGATCAG GGTTTCATTTCAGGTATTGGGAACTGGATTGCCGATGAAGTTCTGTACCAA GCAAGAATCCACCCATTGCAGACTGCTTCTAGCCTCTCCAAAGAGCAATGTGAAGCCTTGCACACATCCATCAAAGAG GTGATAGAAAAAGCTGTGGAAGTTGATGCAGAGAGTAGTCAGTTTCCTAGTAACTGGATTTTTCATGCTAGGGAAGAGAAGCCAGGAAAAGCTTTTGTTGATG GGAAGAAGATTGATTTCATCACTGCTGGTGGAAGG ACAACAGCTTATGTCCCAGAGCTGCAGAAACTCTCTGGGAAAGATGCGGAGAAAGCAGCCAAGGCTAAACCGGCTAAAAGGGGTGGTGCAAAATCAAAAGaagacgatgaagaagaagaattggagAAAGAAGATGATAGTGCTAAACCGAAGAATCAAAAACCTAAAGGTCGTGGTAAGAAGCCTGcactgaaaagaaaaacaaaagatagtgaGGATGAGGACGATGATGCtgatggtgaagaagatgaaagtgACGCTGAAGAGGAAGTTGTGAAACCCAGAGGCCGTGGTACGAAGGCTGCGATTAAGAAGAAACCTGAAGAGAAAGCTGGTAACAAGAAGCCGAAGGGAAGGAGAAGTTAA
- the LOC125597648 gene encoding formamidopyrimidine-DNA glycosylase-like isoform X4, translating into MPELPEVEAARRAIADNCVGKKIKRVLIADDNKVIDGISPSDFQKSVLGKTIVCARRKGKNLWLELDSPPFPSFQFGMAGAIYIKGVAVTKYKRSAVKDSEEWPSKYSKFFVELDDGLELSFTDKRRFAKVRLLENPVSVRPISELGPDALLEPMTVDEFAKSLAKKKITIKPLLLDQGFISGIGNWIADEVLYQARIHPLQTASSLSKEQCEALHTSIKEVILHAVQVNADSKEFPVEWLFHFRWGKKPGNVNGKKIDFITAGGRTTAYVPELQKLSGKDAEKAAKAKPAKRGGAKSKEDDEEEELEKEDDSAKPKNQKPKGRGKKPALKRKTKDSEDEDDDADGEEDESDAEEEVVKPRGRGTKAAIKKKPEEKAGNKKPKGRRS; encoded by the exons ATGCCAGAGCTGCCGGAGGTAGAGGCGGCGAGGAGAGCGATAGCGGATAACTGTGTCGGGAAGAAGATCAAGCGAGTCCTCATCGCCGACGACAACAAAGTGATCGATGGAATCTCGCCCTCCGATTTCCAGAAGTCAGTCCTCGGGAAAACCATCGTCTGTGCTCGTAGGAAGGGCAAAAACCTCTGGCTCGAGTTGGATTCTCCGCCCTTCCCTTCTTTCCAATTCG GTATGGCTGGTGCTATCTACATCAAAGGCGTTGCTGTTACTAAATATAAAAG GTCTGCTGTTAAGGATTCAGAGGAGTGGCCTTCTAAGTACTCTAAGTTCTTTGTTGAG CTTGATGATGGTTTAGAGCTTTCATTTACTGACAAGAGGAGATTTGCCAAAGTTCGGCTTTTGGAAAAT CCCGTTTCTGTGCGTCCAATATCAGAGCTTGGTCCTGATGCATTGTTGGAGCCTATGACAGTTGATGAATTTGCCAAAAGCTTagctaaaaagaaaataaccatCAAACCTCTCCTACTTGATCAG GGTTTCATTTCAGGTATTGGGAACTGGATTGCCGATGAAGTTCTGTACCAA GCAAGAATCCACCCATTGCAGACTGCTTCTAGCCTCTCCAAAGAGCAATGTGAAGCCTTGCACACATCCATCAAAGAG GTTATTCTACATGCGGTTCAAGTCAATGCTGATAGCAAAGAGTTTCCTGTTGAATGGTTATTTCATTTTCGGTGGGGGAAAAAACCTGGGAATGTTAATG GGAAGAAGATTGATTTCATCACTGCTGGTGGAAGG ACAACAGCTTATGTCCCAGAGCTGCAGAAACTCTCTGGGAAAGATGCGGAGAAAGCAGCCAAGGCTAAACCGGCTAAAAGGGGTGGTGCAAAATCAAAAGaagacgatgaagaagaagaattggagAAAGAAGATGATAGTGCTAAACCGAAGAATCAAAAACCTAAAGGTCGTGGTAAGAAGCCTGcactgaaaagaaaaacaaaagatagtgaGGATGAGGACGATGATGCtgatggtgaagaagatgaaagtgACGCTGAAGAGGAAGTTGTGAAACCCAGAGGCCGTGGTACGAAGGCTGCGATTAAGAAGAAACCTGAAGAGAAAGCTGGTAACAAGAAGCCGAAGGGAAGGAGAAGTTAA
- the LOC125597648 gene encoding formamidopyrimidine-DNA glycosylase-like isoform X2: MPELPEVEAARRAIADNCVGKKIKRVLIADDNKVIDGISPSDFQKSVLGKTIVCARRKGKNLWLELDSPPFPSFQFGMAGAIYIKGVAVTKYKRSAVKDSEEWPSKYSKFFVELDDGLELSFTDKRRFAKVRLLENVLTLILLAFFTKLDLVVGMFVLLQPVSVRPISELGPDALLEPMTVDEFAKSLAKKKITIKPLLLDQGFISGIGNWIADEVLYQARIHPLQTASSLSKEQCEALHTSIKEVILHAVQVNADSKEFPVEWLFHFRWGKKPGNVNGKKIDFITAGGRTTAYVPELQKLSGKDAEKAAKAKPAKRGGAKSKEDDEEEELEKEDDSAKPKNQKPKGRGKKPALKRKTKDSEDEDDDADGEEDESDAEEEVVKPRGRGTKAAIKKKPEEKAGNKKPKGRRS; this comes from the exons ATGCCAGAGCTGCCGGAGGTAGAGGCGGCGAGGAGAGCGATAGCGGATAACTGTGTCGGGAAGAAGATCAAGCGAGTCCTCATCGCCGACGACAACAAAGTGATCGATGGAATCTCGCCCTCCGATTTCCAGAAGTCAGTCCTCGGGAAAACCATCGTCTGTGCTCGTAGGAAGGGCAAAAACCTCTGGCTCGAGTTGGATTCTCCGCCCTTCCCTTCTTTCCAATTCG GTATGGCTGGTGCTATCTACATCAAAGGCGTTGCTGTTACTAAATATAAAAG GTCTGCTGTTAAGGATTCAGAGGAGTGGCCTTCTAAGTACTCTAAGTTCTTTGTTGAG CTTGATGATGGTTTAGAGCTTTCATTTACTGACAAGAGGAGATTTGCCAAAGTTCGGCTTTTGGAAAATGTATTAACTCTTATCTTGCTTGCTTTCTTTACTAAGCTTGATCTTGTGGTTGGGATGTTTGTGCTATTGCAGCCCGTTTCTGTGCGTCCAATATCAGAGCTTGGTCCTGATGCATTGTTGGAGCCTATGACAGTTGATGAATTTGCCAAAAGCTTagctaaaaagaaaataaccatCAAACCTCTCCTACTTGATCAG GGTTTCATTTCAGGTATTGGGAACTGGATTGCCGATGAAGTTCTGTACCAA GCAAGAATCCACCCATTGCAGACTGCTTCTAGCCTCTCCAAAGAGCAATGTGAAGCCTTGCACACATCCATCAAAGAG GTTATTCTACATGCGGTTCAAGTCAATGCTGATAGCAAAGAGTTTCCTGTTGAATGGTTATTTCATTTTCGGTGGGGGAAAAAACCTGGGAATGTTAATG GGAAGAAGATTGATTTCATCACTGCTGGTGGAAGG ACAACAGCTTATGTCCCAGAGCTGCAGAAACTCTCTGGGAAAGATGCGGAGAAAGCAGCCAAGGCTAAACCGGCTAAAAGGGGTGGTGCAAAATCAAAAGaagacgatgaagaagaagaattggagAAAGAAGATGATAGTGCTAAACCGAAGAATCAAAAACCTAAAGGTCGTGGTAAGAAGCCTGcactgaaaagaaaaacaaaagatagtgaGGATGAGGACGATGATGCtgatggtgaagaagatgaaagtgACGCTGAAGAGGAAGTTGTGAAACCCAGAGGCCGTGGTACGAAGGCTGCGATTAAGAAGAAACCTGAAGAGAAAGCTGGTAACAAGAAGCCGAAGGGAAGGAGAAGTTAA